In a single window of the Melissococcus plutonius ATCC 35311 genome:
- a CDS encoding RicAFT regulatory complex protein RicA family protein, with amino-acid sequence MENFEIDESIQIELNQLLSLIEEHDIIQRYKMLEKKVQANKKLAELTGKIKTAQKEAVQFAHYDKPNAEQEAICQADRLTKEFNEQPLVIAYRQALSEANELLQYITEMIQSQINEEIEKEGL; translated from the coding sequence ATGGAAAATTTTGAAATAGATGAATCAATTCAAATAGAATTAAATCAACTTCTTTCTCTTATTGAAGAGCATGATATCATCCAGCGATATAAAATGCTTGAAAAAAAAGTACAAGCAAATAAAAAATTAGCTGAATTGACAGGAAAAATCAAAACAGCTCAAAAGGAAGCTGTTCAATTTGCCCATTATGATAAACCGAATGCTGAGCAAGAAGCAATCTGTCAAGCAGATCGGTTAACAAAAGAATTTAATGAACAACCATTAGTTATTGCGTATCGTCAAGCTTTAAGTGAGGCAAATGAACTATTGCAATATATAACTGAAATGATACAATCTCAAATAAATGAAGAAATTGAGAAAGAAGGTCTATGA